In Hermetia illucens chromosome 5, iHerIll2.2.curated.20191125, whole genome shotgun sequence, a single window of DNA contains:
- the LOC119656502 gene encoding probable cytochrome P450 4d14, which translates to MILFVLFTLVVAYAVNFLYKKWKVYRLLLDNFKTPPRHPIFGTLTIFPKTAPEIFKTFQSLFVKYGKNVVLTRPILDALIVISDAKDVETILTNPNTKNARKGSAYQALEPWLGTGLLTAYGNKWFTRRKIITPSFHFSILDGFVDVMSKQSDILITHLKSMAAKGEVDIYPIVNAFALDVICETSMGVTVNAQADPNSEYVTSVKKMSLAFQERLHHPLGNTGLYNLTSQGQYLKTLTTLLHNFTDKVIGERRDQLLSNMKVDQGSRMNFLDILLHATAGGKPLTNADIREEVDTFMFGGHDTTTSGISFTLYLLSRHPDVQEKLYQELKNAFGSKDQMEITNKKLSGLEYFDMVVKESLRILPPVPGIGRELTEDTLIGGITVPAGVNLVLSIYRMHHDPGNYPNPERFDPERFSSQSDNKRTFTYIPFSAGGRNCIGQKFALLNLKTSVAKVIMNFKLLPGPEVILQGDIVLKASNGIRIRLEER; encoded by the exons ATGATATTGTTCGTGTTGTTCACATTAGTGGTTGCCTATGCAGTCAATTTTCTATATAAGAAATGGAAAGTGTATAGGCTTTTACTGGACAATTTCAAAACACCACCAAGGCATCCAATTTTTGGAACACTGACTATTTTTCCAAAGACCGCTCCAG aaattttcaaaaccttTCAAAGTTTATTCgtgaaatatggaaaaaatgttgtccTAACTCGACCGATACTCGACGCTCTAATTGTAATCTCAGATGCTAAAGATGTGGAGACCATTTTAACAAATCCGAATACGAAGAACGCTAGAAAGGGATCTGCATATCAAGCTTTAGAGCCGTGGTTAG GAACCGGTCTCCTAACAGCTTATGGGAACAAATGGTTCACCCGGCGTAAAATCATCACCCCCAGTTTTCATTTCAGTATTTTGGATGGCTTTGTAGATGTGATGAGCAAGCAATCAGATATTCTAATAACACATCTAAAATCGATGGCCGCAAAGGGTGAAGTTGACATCTACCCGATAGTAAATGCATTTGCACTGGACGTAATTTGCG AAACCTCAATGGGTGTTACCGTAAATGCTCAAGCCGACCCGAATTCAGAATATGTAACTTCAGTCAAGAA GATGTCTCTCGCTTTCCAGGAACGATTACATCACCCTTTGGGAAACACTGGTCTTTACAACCTGACATCCCAAGGTCAATATCTAAAGACCCTCACGACTCTTCTTCACAATTTCACGGATAAAGTCATTGGGGAACGGAGGGATCAATTACTATCCAACATGAAGGTTGACCAAGGGAGTCGTATGAACTTTTTAGATATTTTGCTTCATGCGACAGCAGGTGGAAAGCCTCTGACAAATGCTGATATACGGGAAGAGGTCGACACTTTTATGTTTGGAGGACACGACACTACTACTTCAGGAATATCATTTACACTTTATTTGCTGTCTAGACATCCCGATGTACAAGAGAAACTTTATCAAGAATTGAAGAACGCTTTTGGCAGTAAAGACCAAATGGAAATCACGAATAAGAAATTAAGTGGGCTTGAATACTTTGATATGGTAGTAAAAGAGAGTTTGCGAATTCTTCCCCCAGTTCCAGGAATCGGACGAGAACTTACGGAGGATACACTGATAG GTGGCATTACAGTTCCCGCTGGTGTTAACCTAGTATTGTCAATCTACAGAATGCATCACGATCCAGGCAACTATCCTAATCCCGAAAGATTTGATCCAGAGCGATTTAGTTCGCAATCAGATAACAAACGTACATTTACGTACATTCCCTTCAGTGCCGGAGGACGGAACTGTATTGGTCAGAAATTTGCTTtattgaatttgaaaacatCAGTGGCAAAAGTTATAATGAACTTCAAGTTATTGCCTGGACCCGAAGTTATTTTGCAAGGAGATATTGTCCTAAAAGCATCAAATGGTATCCGTATTCGGTTGGAAGAAAGATAA